In Sphingomonas sp. SUN019, one genomic interval encodes:
- a CDS encoding DUF2141 domain-containing protein: MSVIATPATAQILGTDAAACTSRIGPAIQVAITGLKDRKGDLKLELYPATEADFLKDDRDLIAAGKTFRRIRAPTPAYGPTTMCIRVPRPGQYALLFTHDRDGRNKFNFWSDGAGFASNRKLGRSRPKLEEATISVGRGVATTHIRAQYLRGFGGFGPLKAR; the protein is encoded by the coding sequence ATGTCGGTAATCGCCACCCCGGCGACCGCGCAAATCCTCGGCACCGACGCCGCCGCCTGCACGTCGCGCATCGGCCCGGCGATTCAGGTCGCGATCACCGGGTTGAAGGACCGCAAGGGCGATCTGAAGCTCGAACTCTACCCCGCGACCGAAGCCGATTTCCTGAAGGACGACCGCGACCTGATCGCCGCGGGCAAGACCTTCCGTCGCATCCGCGCGCCGACCCCCGCCTACGGCCCGACGACGATGTGCATCCGCGTGCCCCGGCCGGGCCAATATGCGCTGCTGTTCACGCACGACCGCGACGGCCGGAACAAGTTCAACTTCTGGTCCGACGGCGCGGGCTTCGCCTCGAACCGCAAGCTCGGCCGCTCACGTCCGAAGCTGGAGGAAGCGACGATCAGCGTCGGGCGCGGCGTCGCCACCACCCATATCCGCGCGCAATATCTCCGCGGCTTCGGCGGCTTCGGCCCTTTAAAGGCACGCTGA
- a CDS encoding glycosyltransferase: protein MADAQHILSYAQTFAGGGVERALLRLCDGWVASGRRVTLLVGSCEGPLAAELRDGVELIVLGSTAYRALFAVPRIVAQLRPDVIFCPGSHYTSVAAWTRMRLRGGCPPIVGKVSNALDRGDHGAIVGAGHRAWLRLHPHFLDRMVAMTPAMADATITATGIARERVAVIPNPPAMRIAGAVGLDLPGLYILGVGRLAPQKRWDRLIAALPRLADTSVALVILGEGAERGALTAQAAASGVADRVLLPGHSADPLGAMERAAVVALTSDYEGVPGVLREALSVGAPVVATDCSPAMREIVSSAALGDVVAREDNDALVAALDRWLGGAARPAPITPPGVDSVARYLALFDSLV, encoded by the coding sequence ATGGCGGACGCCCAGCACATCCTCAGTTACGCCCAGACGTTCGCCGGGGGCGGGGTTGAACGCGCGCTGTTACGTCTGTGTGACGGCTGGGTCGCAAGCGGCCGGCGGGTGACGCTGCTGGTCGGGTCGTGCGAGGGGCCGCTGGCGGCGGAATTGCGCGACGGGGTCGAACTCATCGTGCTGGGATCGACGGCGTATCGCGCGCTGTTCGCCGTGCCACGGATCGTGGCGCAGTTGCGGCCGGATGTGATCTTCTGCCCCGGCAGCCATTACACCAGCGTGGCGGCATGGACGCGGATGCGGTTGCGCGGGGGCTGTCCGCCGATCGTGGGCAAGGTGTCGAATGCGCTGGACCGTGGCGATCACGGGGCGATCGTGGGGGCGGGGCATCGCGCGTGGCTGCGGCTGCATCCGCATTTCCTCGACCGGATGGTGGCGATGACCCCGGCGATGGCCGATGCGACGATCACGGCGACGGGAATTGCGCGCGAGCGGGTGGCGGTCATTCCGAACCCGCCTGCGATGCGGATTGCGGGGGCGGTAGGGCTGGATTTGCCGGGACTGTATATTCTGGGCGTGGGGCGGCTTGCGCCGCAGAAGAGGTGGGACCGTCTGATCGCCGCCTTGCCGCGGCTGGCTGACACGTCGGTGGCGCTGGTCATCCTGGGCGAGGGGGCGGAGCGGGGGGCGCTGACGGCCCAGGCTGCGGCGTCGGGGGTGGCGGACCGCGTGCTGTTGCCCGGCCATAGCGCCGATCCGCTGGGCGCGATGGAGCGGGCGGCGGTTGTCGCGCTGACGTCGGACTATGAGGGCGTGCCGGGCGTGTTGCGCGAGGCGCTGTCGGTAGGTGCGCCGGTGGTGGCGACCGATTGTTCGCCTGCGATGCGGGAGATCGTTTCGTCGGCGGCGTTGGGGGATGTGGTGGCGCGGGAGGATAATGACGCGCTGGTCGCGGCGCTCGATCGCTGGCTGGGCGGCGCGGCGCGGCCGGCACCGATTACGCCGCCGGGGGTGGATTCGGTCGCGCGGTATCTGGCGCTGTTCGATTCGCTAGTTTGA
- the maiA gene encoding maleylacetoacetate isomerase, with amino-acid sequence MKIVLHDYWRSSASYRVRICLNLKGVKYETVPVNLLDGAQASAENRAINPQGFVPTLVVDGRPLVQSLAIVDFLDANFKDPPMVSGDPFVRSAQLARALLIAADVHPLNNLRVLKRLETQFGADQAAKDEWYRHWIVEGLTALEQMVGDGPFLGGASPDISDICLVPQLANARRFDVPVDPWPKLQKAEAAALALPEVQAAAPERVKPSN; translated from the coding sequence ATGAAGATCGTACTCCACGATTACTGGCGCTCCTCGGCCTCCTACCGCGTGCGCATCTGCCTGAACCTGAAAGGGGTGAAGTACGAAACCGTCCCGGTGAACCTGCTCGACGGCGCGCAGGCGTCGGCCGAAAATCGCGCGATCAACCCGCAGGGCTTCGTGCCGACGTTGGTCGTCGACGGCCGCCCGCTCGTCCAGAGCCTCGCGATCGTCGATTTCCTCGATGCGAATTTCAAGGATCCGCCGATGGTGTCGGGCGACCCGTTCGTCCGCTCGGCCCAACTCGCCCGCGCCTTGCTGATCGCCGCCGACGTCCATCCGCTCAACAATTTGCGCGTGCTGAAACGGTTGGAAACGCAATTCGGCGCGGATCAGGCGGCGAAGGACGAATGGTATCGCCACTGGATCGTCGAAGGGCTGACAGCGCTGGAACAGATGGTCGGCGACGGCCCGTTCCTCGGTGGCGCATCGCCCGACATCTCCGACATCTGCCTCGTCCCGCAACTCGCCAACGCTCGCCGCTTCGACGTGCCGGTCGATCCCTGGCCGAAGCTGCAAAAGGCCGAAGCCGCCGCGCTCGCGCTACCGGAGGTGCAGGCCGCCGCACCCGAGCGCGTGAAGCCCTCAAACTAG
- a CDS encoding AI-2E family transporter translates to MTEHVQVVDGASPNEVQDPRTRFEIKRATVWLGLACAIALVVLLIQPLLLIFAALVFASMLDGGVRLLNRILPIGRGWRLLIVVLLVIAFIVGTFYIAGVQLIEQATQLRSTLEVQVQRGAQWLSAQGMMPGTSDLNGMLRQAMGSVGRVTSFLGTAASALTSFFMILVLGLFLAMEPNIYERGLQWMVPVDKRREFAITLRRMGETLRKLLAGRLLGMVAEGIITWIALMIAGVPMAAILGILTGLLAFIPNIGAFISGALMVAVGFSAGYDTGIAAIIVYVVVQTFDGYILLPIVARKTVDLPPALTLGAQILTSALFGIMGLALADPMTAMIKVALERRSEAAAEEMDAEELVA, encoded by the coding sequence GTGACCGAACACGTTCAGGTCGTCGACGGCGCCAGTCCCAACGAGGTGCAGGATCCGCGCACGCGGTTCGAGATCAAGCGCGCGACGGTATGGCTCGGGCTGGCGTGCGCGATCGCGCTGGTCGTGCTGCTGATCCAGCCGTTGCTGCTGATCTTCGCCGCGCTCGTTTTCGCATCGATGCTCGATGGCGGGGTTCGCCTGCTGAACCGCATCCTGCCGATCGGGCGCGGCTGGCGGCTTTTGATCGTCGTCCTGCTGGTCATCGCGTTCATCGTCGGCACCTTCTATATCGCGGGCGTCCAACTGATCGAACAGGCGACGCAGCTCCGCTCGACGCTGGAGGTGCAGGTTCAGCGCGGCGCGCAGTGGCTGTCGGCACAGGGCATGATGCCGGGCACGTCGGACCTGAACGGCATGCTGCGGCAGGCGATGGGCTCGGTCGGGCGCGTCACCTCGTTCCTCGGCACCGCCGCCAGCGCGCTGACCAGCTTCTTCATGATCCTGGTGCTGGGGCTGTTCCTGGCGATGGAGCCGAACATCTACGAACGCGGGCTGCAGTGGATGGTCCCGGTCGACAAGCGCCGCGAATTCGCGATCACGCTGCGCCGGATGGGGGAAACGCTGCGAAAGCTGCTGGCCGGGCGCCTGCTCGGGATGGTGGCGGAAGGGATCATCACCTGGATCGCGCTGATGATCGCGGGCGTGCCGATGGCGGCGATCCTCGGCATCCTGACCGGCCTGCTGGCCTTCATTCCGAACATCGGCGCGTTCATCTCGGGCGCGCTGATGGTCGCGGTCGGTTTCTCGGCCGGATACGACACCGGCATCGCCGCGATCATCGTCTATGTCGTGGTGCAGACGTTCGACGGATATATCCTGCTGCCGATCGTCGCGCGAAAGACGGTCGATCTGCCGCCCGCGCTGACGCTGGGCGCGCAGATCCTGACCAGCGCGCTGTTCGGCATCATGGGCCTGGCGCTCGCCGATCCGATGACCGCGATGATCAAGGTCGCGCTGGAACGCCGGTCGGAGGCCGCAGCGGAGGAAATGGACGCGGAGGAACTGGTCGCATGA
- the lepB gene encoding signal peptidase I codes for MSEELALTGEPPATETTPAAKPRRGVDWWGEVKGLFWLILAVLGFHSFIAKPFYIPSESMLPGLEVGDRLVVSKFAYGWSFVSPTIPNPAAIFREVVLRQPQTSWSVQIPFTSGRIWGEMPTRGDVVIVTPPGQTSDYIKRVVGLPGDTLAVRGGTLILNGKPVVRGPLHYRELPVDANATCDPDQYYDARITKADGSLVCRLPIVTETLPNGRRFDTVELGPSAGDDYAPVRIPANHVFLMGDNRDRSADSRFSILGARGLGGPVPWENIGGRAEFITFSVDGTATWNPLTWWGALRPGRAGTSLHPETSQ; via the coding sequence GTGTCCGAGGAACTGGCGTTGACGGGCGAACCTCCCGCTACCGAAACCACCCCGGCAGCGAAACCGCGCCGCGGCGTCGACTGGTGGGGTGAGGTCAAGGGCCTGTTCTGGCTGATCCTCGCGGTGCTCGGCTTTCACAGCTTCATCGCGAAGCCGTTCTACATCCCGAGCGAATCGATGCTCCCGGGCTTGGAAGTCGGCGACCGGCTGGTGGTCAGCAAATTCGCCTATGGCTGGTCGTTCGTATCGCCCACCATCCCGAATCCCGCGGCGATCTTCCGCGAAGTCGTCCTGCGTCAGCCGCAGACCAGCTGGTCGGTGCAGATTCCCTTCACGTCGGGCCGCATCTGGGGTGAAATGCCGACCCGCGGCGACGTCGTCATCGTCACGCCACCGGGCCAGACCAGCGACTACATCAAGCGCGTCGTGGGCCTCCCCGGCGACACGCTCGCGGTGCGCGGCGGCACGTTGATCCTGAACGGCAAGCCCGTCGTGCGCGGCCCGCTCCACTATCGCGAGCTGCCGGTCGACGCGAACGCCACCTGCGACCCCGATCAATATTACGATGCGCGCATCACGAAAGCCGACGGCAGTCTGGTCTGCCGCCTGCCGATCGTTACCGAAACGCTCCCCAACGGCCGCCGCTTCGACACCGTCGAACTCGGGCCGAGCGCGGGCGACGATTATGCGCCGGTTCGCATCCCCGCCAACCACGTCTTCCTGATGGGCGACAACCGCGATCGTTCGGCCGACAGCCGCTTCTCGATCCTCGGCGCGCGTGGGCTTGGCGGGCCGGTGCCGTGGGAGAATATCGGCGGGCGCGCCGAATTCATCACTTTCTCGGTCGACGGCACCGCGACGTGGAACCCGCTGACGTGGTGGGGCGCTCTGCGACCGGGCCGCGCCGGCACATCGCTGCATCCGGAGACGAGCCAGTGA
- the acpS gene encoding holo-ACP synthase, which produces MIIGLGSDLCNIERIQASLDRFGQRFENRVFTETERAKAARRPFTKAGTLAKRFAAKEAFSKAVGTGFRAGVFMRDIGVVNALSGAPTLALTGGAKARLDAMIPDGHAPRIHLTLTDDHPWAQAFVIIEAVPQE; this is translated from the coding sequence GTGATCATCGGTCTCGGCTCCGACCTGTGCAATATCGAGCGTATCCAGGCCTCGCTCGACCGCTTCGGGCAGCGGTTCGAAAACCGCGTCTTCACCGAGACCGAACGCGCGAAGGCCGCGCGGCGGCCGTTCACGAAGGCCGGCACGCTCGCCAAACGCTTCGCCGCGAAGGAGGCGTTTTCGAAGGCCGTCGGCACCGGGTTCAGGGCGGGCGTGTTCATGCGCGACATCGGCGTCGTCAACGCCCTCTCCGGCGCGCCCACCCTCGCGCTGACCGGCGGCGCAAAGGCGAGGCTTGACGCGATGATCCCTGACGGCCACGCGCCCCGCATCCATCTCACCCTGACCGACGATCATCCCTGGGCGCAGGCCTTTGTGATCATCGAGGCGGTCCCCCAAGAGTAG
- a CDS encoding pyridoxine 5'-phosphate synthase has protein sequence MTPTSHLRLGVNIDHVATVRNARGGDYPDPVRAALLAAAAGADGITAHLREDRRHITDADIARLAAELTVPLNLEMAATDEMLSIALRHRPHAACIVPEKREERTTEGGIDAAGQHNRLAPMVAELRNANIRVSLFIEPDARQIEAALRLGAPVVELHTGRYCELEGEARAAELRRLTDAAALAARNGIEVHAGHGLTFDNVAPIAAIPQVRELNIGHFLVGEAIFIGLAESIRRMRAEMDAAR, from the coding sequence ATGACGCCTACCTCTCACCTGCGTCTGGGCGTCAACATCGATCACGTCGCGACCGTGCGCAACGCGCGCGGCGGGGATTATCCCGATCCGGTGCGCGCGGCATTGCTGGCGGCCGCAGCGGGCGCGGACGGGATCACCGCGCATTTGCGTGAGGATCGCCGCCACATTACCGACGCCGACATCGCGCGCCTCGCGGCCGAACTCACCGTGCCGCTGAACCTGGAGATGGCGGCGACCGACGAGATGCTCTCGATCGCGCTGCGCCATCGCCCGCATGCCGCCTGCATCGTCCCCGAAAAGCGCGAGGAACGCACGACCGAGGGCGGGATCGACGCCGCGGGCCAGCACAACCGTCTCGCCCCGATGGTGGCCGAACTCAGGAACGCCAACATCCGTGTGTCGCTGTTCATCGAACCCGACGCGCGCCAGATCGAGGCCGCGCTGCGGCTCGGCGCGCCGGTCGTCGAACTCCACACCGGGCGCTATTGCGAGCTGGAGGGAGAGGCGCGCGCCGCCGAACTCCGCCGCCTGACCGACGCCGCCGCGCTCGCCGCCAGAAACGGGATCGAGGTCCACGCCGGGCACGGCCTGACCTTTGACAACGTCGCCCCGATTGCGGCGATCCCACAGGTGAGGGAACTCAACATCGGGCATTTCCTGGTGGGGGAAGCGATCTTCATCGGCCTTGCCGAAAGCATCCGCCGCATGCGCGCGGAAATGGATGCGGCGCGGTGA
- a CDS encoding serine hydrolase, which translates to MIRALRFAAALIAVFPAAANAKTMARGMGGVQQVIDGSDIRRGGEVIVSRSDKVLYQDRWGSGITAASGKWRWASVTKQVIATLVMQEVAAGRVDLDQSVATYLPTFASPNAKLVTVRQLLRHQSGLPNPDDTAASPDAIPAYDAPGYKGSRDPLTGYCAGPVKGPPGGDWSYNNCDYVVAGALLKAVTGKDWPLLVRERIAGPYGMISVGSFPTPRPVVSGTIGGKPDSGFDLAAFGAAAGLYGTARDLWKFDRALMKDKLLPAAARAEMWDGHPQLGSIALGQWSFTAPLKGCPHPVRVVERRGQIGGVQVRNFIMPEWDAVVIVFADRAELDFGEVWQGKGFSHDLLAAAVCA; encoded by the coding sequence GTGATCCGCGCCCTGCGCTTCGCCGCCGCGCTGATCGCCGTGTTTCCAGCGGCGGCGAACGCGAAGACGATGGCGCGGGGCATGGGCGGCGTTCAGCAGGTGATCGATGGAAGCGACATCAGGCGCGGTGGGGAGGTCATCGTCAGCCGGTCTGACAAGGTGCTGTATCAGGATCGCTGGGGCTCAGGAATCACCGCCGCGTCGGGCAAATGGCGCTGGGCGTCGGTCACCAAACAGGTGATCGCCACGCTGGTGATGCAGGAGGTGGCGGCAGGGCGCGTCGATCTCGACCAGTCCGTCGCGACCTATCTGCCCACCTTCGCCAGCCCGAACGCGAAGCTGGTCACGGTGCGCCAGTTGCTGCGCCACCAGTCGGGCCTGCCCAACCCCGACGACACCGCCGCCTCCCCCGACGCGATCCCCGCCTATGACGCGCCGGGCTACAAGGGGAGCCGCGACCCGCTCACCGGCTATTGCGCCGGTCCGGTGAAGGGGCCGCCGGGCGGCGATTGGTCGTACAACAATTGCGATTATGTCGTCGCCGGGGCCTTGCTAAAGGCGGTTACCGGCAAGGATTGGCCGTTGCTGGTGCGCGAACGGATCGCCGGACCATATGGAATGATATCGGTCGGGTCGTTCCCCACCCCTCGCCCGGTCGTATCGGGTACGATCGGGGGCAAGCCCGACAGCGGCTTCGATCTTGCCGCCTTCGGCGCCGCGGCGGGGCTGTACGGCACCGCGCGCGACCTGTGGAAATTCGATCGCGCGCTGATGAAGGACAAGCTGCTGCCCGCCGCCGCGCGCGCGGAAATGTGGGACGGGCATCCGCAGCTCGGATCGATCGCGCTGGGGCAATGGTCGTTCACCGCCCCGCTGAAGGGCTGCCCCCACCCCGTCCGCGTCGTCGAACGGCGGGGGCAGATCGGCGGCGTGCAGGTGCGCAACTTCATCATGCCCGAATGGGACGCGGTGGTGATCGTGTTCGCCGATCGCGCCGAGCTCGATTTCGGCGAAGTGTGGCAGGGCAAGGGGTTCAGCCATGACCTCCTCGCCGCGGCGGTCTGCGCATGA
- the pyrE gene encoding orotate phosphoribosyltransferase, producing MTDDEVLAEFRAAEALLEGHFILSSGLRSPRYLQCARVLMDPRRGARLAEALAARIPADLRARITAVVSPAMGGVIAGHEMARALGVEAMFVERPTGSFELRRGFRLSLGQEVLMMEDVVTTGLSSREAIRAIEEAGGKVIAMASLIDRSNGAATFDIPFYPLIRLDVPTYEADALPPALAAIPAIKPGSRAA from the coding sequence TTGACCGACGACGAGGTGCTGGCCGAATTCCGCGCCGCAGAGGCATTGCTCGAAGGCCATTTCATCCTGTCCTCGGGTCTGCGCAGCCCCCGCTACCTCCAATGCGCGCGCGTCCTGATGGACCCGCGCCGCGGCGCGCGGCTCGCCGAGGCGCTCGCCGCGCGCATCCCCGCCGATCTCCGCGCGCGCATCACCGCGGTCGTCTCCCCCGCGATGGGCGGCGTGATCGCGGGGCATGAGATGGCGCGCGCACTGGGGGTGGAGGCGATGTTCGTCGAACGCCCGACCGGCAGTTTCGAACTCCGCCGCGGCTTCCGCCTCTCGCTAGGCCAGGAAGTGCTGATGATGGAGGATGTCGTCACCACCGGCCTCAGCAGCCGCGAAGCGATCCGCGCGATCGAGGAAGCAGGCGGCAAGGTTATCGCGATGGCCTCGCTGATCGATCGCTCGAACGGCGCAGCCACCTTCGACATTCCCTTCTACCCGCTGATCCGGCTCGACGTCCCGACCTACGAGGCCGACGCGCTGCCCCCCGCCCTCGCCGCCATTCCCGCGATCAAGCCGGGGAGCCGCGCGGCGTGA
- the coxB gene encoding cytochrome c oxidase subunit II: MLKTGFKTIVLAAGLMLAGAGGAWAQAPANTVEAAPQAAAEPGNVSAAAPTSAAAPATAAPASPSLAMDSAPALRPTPGIGMPVDRLIGIQPQVTKNGERAQWFHDVILFPLITVISLFVLGLLFWVAFRYRKAANAVPSKTSHNTTIEVIWTLAPVLILVAIAVPSIGLLSAQFKPAPAGAVTLKAIGNQWYWSYQYPDHGGVEITANMLKEAKDIGAGERARTDADGPRLLATDNRVVLPVGVPIRLITTANDVIHSWAVPAFWIKLDAIPGRLNETSFTIEKPGLYFGQCSELCGARHAYMPIAVEAVSPAQFAAWIAAKGGSMPGAGQPSNAAIPQAGADNAAAATDAAAATANTTGPVENATTTAPTSPQGATGNAGATGDAGR; this comes from the coding sequence ATGCTGAAGACCGGTTTCAAGACGATCGTACTGGCGGCGGGGCTGATGCTCGCCGGTGCGGGCGGCGCATGGGCGCAAGCGCCGGCCAATACGGTCGAGGCTGCGCCGCAAGCCGCCGCCGAGCCGGGCAATGTTTCCGCCGCCGCGCCGACGTCGGCCGCCGCGCCCGCGACCGCCGCTCCGGCGTCGCCTTCGCTGGCGATGGATTCGGCGCCCGCGCTGCGCCCGACGCCGGGTATCGGAATGCCGGTCGACAGATTGATCGGTATCCAGCCGCAGGTCACCAAGAATGGTGAGCGCGCGCAGTGGTTCCACGACGTCATCCTGTTCCCGCTGATCACGGTCATCTCGCTGTTCGTGCTCGGGCTGCTGTTCTGGGTCGCGTTCCGGTATCGCAAGGCGGCGAATGCCGTGCCGTCGAAGACCAGCCACAACACCACGATCGAGGTGATCTGGACGCTGGCCCCGGTGCTGATCCTGGTAGCGATCGCGGTGCCGTCGATCGGCCTGCTGTCGGCGCAGTTCAAGCCCGCGCCCGCGGGCGCGGTGACGCTGAAGGCGATCGGCAACCAATGGTATTGGTCGTATCAATATCCTGACCACGGCGGCGTCGAGATTACCGCCAACATGCTGAAGGAAGCCAAGGACATCGGCGCGGGCGAGCGCGCGCGCACCGATGCGGACGGCCCGCGGCTGCTGGCGACCGACAACCGCGTCGTGCTGCCCGTCGGCGTGCCGATCCGGCTGATCACGACCGCGAACGACGTGATCCATAGCTGGGCGGTCCCCGCCTTCTGGATCAAGCTGGACGCGATCCCCGGCCGCCTGAACGAGACGAGCTTCACGATCGAGAAGCCGGGCCTGTATTTCGGGCAGTGCAGCGAACTGTGCGGTGCGCGTCACGCCTATATGCCGATCGCGGTAGAAGCGGTCAGCCCGGCGCAGTTCGCGGCATGGATCGCGGCGAAGGGCGGCAGCATGCCTGGCGCCGGTCAGCCGTCGAATGCCGCGATCCCGCAGGCGGGCGCCGACAATGCCGCCGCGGCGACCGATGCTGCGGCCGCGACCGCCAATACGACCGGCCCGGTCGAGAACGCCACCACCACCGCCCCCACTTCCCCGCAGGGCGCCACCGGCAATGCCGGGGCGACCGGCGACGCTGGACGCTGA
- the ctaD gene encoding cytochrome c oxidase subunit I, producing the protein MTDTALNPSAFQAHDDHAHEHHDADHKPGFFARWFMSTNHKDIGTLYLIFAIVAGIIGGAVSGLMRVELAQPGVQYLQGWASMLHGGEASFDESLHLWNVMVTAHGLIMVFFMVMPAMIGGFGNWFVPIMIGAPDMAFPRMNNISFWLLVPAFTLLLASPFFGGAGNGWTLYAPLSTYGEPGPSTDMAILALHLAGASSILGAINFITTIFNMRAPGMTLHKMPLFVWSVLVTAFLLLLALPVLAAAITMLLTDRNFGTTFFDPAGGGDPVLYQHLFWFFGHPEVYIMILPGFGIVSHIISTFSRKPVFGYLGMAYAMVAIGVVGFVVWAHHMFTTGLSVNTKMYFTAATMVIAVPTGIKIFSWIATMWGGSISFKTPMVWAIGFIFMFTVGGVTGVVLANGGVDDYMQDTYYVVAHFHYVLSLGAVFSLFAGFTYWFPKMSGKMMNEFLGQLHFWVFFLGVNVLFFPMHFLGLQGMPRRYPDYPDAYAYWNAIASHGYEIMAASMVIFFVNVIWSLIAGKPAGDSPWGDGATTLEWTLSSPPPYHQFETLPVIEDHKH; encoded by the coding sequence ATGACCGACACCGCACTCAACCCCTCCGCATTTCAGGCGCATGACGATCATGCGCACGAACATCACGATGCGGATCACAAACCGGGCTTTTTCGCGCGGTGGTTCATGTCGACGAACCACAAGGATATCGGGACTTTGTACCTGATCTTCGCGATCGTCGCGGGGATCATCGGTGGCGCGGTGTCGGGCCTGATGCGGGTCGAATTGGCGCAGCCGGGCGTGCAATATCTGCAGGGTTGGGCGTCGATGTTGCACGGCGGCGAGGCGAGCTTCGACGAATCGCTCCATCTGTGGAACGTGATGGTGACGGCGCACGGCCTGATCATGGTGTTCTTCATGGTCATGCCCGCGATGATCGGCGGCTTCGGCAACTGGTTCGTGCCGATCATGATCGGCGCGCCGGACATGGCGTTCCCGCGGATGAACAACATCAGCTTCTGGCTGCTGGTGCCCGCTTTCACCCTGTTGCTGGCGTCGCCGTTCTTCGGCGGCGCGGGCAACGGCTGGACGCTGTATGCGCCGCTGTCCACCTATGGCGAGCCCGGACCGTCGACGGACATGGCGATCCTGGCGCTCCATCTGGCGGGCGCGTCGTCGATCCTGGGCGCGATCAACTTCATCACCACGATCTTCAACATGCGCGCGCCGGGTATGACGCTGCACAAGATGCCGCTGTTCGTATGGTCGGTGCTGGTCACCGCATTCCTGCTGCTGCTGGCGCTGCCGGTGCTGGCCGCGGCGATCACGATGCTGCTGACCGACCGCAATTTCGGGACGACGTTCTTCGATCCGGCGGGCGGCGGCGATCCGGTGCTGTACCAGCATCTGTTCTGGTTCTTCGGCCATCCCGAAGTGTACATCATGATCCTGCCGGGCTTCGGCATCGTCAGCCACATCATCTCGACGTTCAGCCGCAAGCCGGTGTTCGGCTATCTCGGCATGGCGTACGCGATGGTCGCGATCGGCGTGGTCGGGTTCGTGGTGTGGGCGCACCACATGTTCACGACCGGCCTTTCGGTGAATACCAAGATGTACTTCACCGCGGCGACGATGGTGATCGCAGTGCCGACCGGCATCAAGATCTTCAGCTGGATCGCGACGATGTGGGGCGGTTCGATCAGCTTCAAGACCCCGATGGTCTGGGCGATCGGCTTCATCTTCATGTTCACGGTCGGCGGAGTGACCGGCGTCGTGCTCGCCAACGGCGGCGTCGACGATTACATGCAGGACACCTATTACGTGGTGGCGCATTTCCACTACGTGCTGTCGCTGGGTGCCGTGTTCAGCCTGTTCGCCGGGTTCACCTATTGGTTCCCGAAGATGTCGGGCAAGATGATGAATGAGTTCCTGGGGCAGCTGCACTTCTGGGTGTTCTTCCTGGGCGTGAACGTGCTGTTCTTCCCGATGCACTTCCTGGGCCTGCAGGGGATGCCGCGGCGGTATCCGGATTATCCCGACGCCTATGCGTACTGGAACGCGATCGCCTCGCACGGCTACGAGATCATGGCCGCGTCGATGGTGATCTTCTTCGTCAACGTCATCTGGTCGCTGATCGCGGGCAAGCCCGCTGGCGACAGCCCGTGGGGCGACGGCGCGACGACGCTGGAATGGACGCTATCCAGCCCGCCGCCGTACCACCAGTTCGAGACGCTGCCGGTGATCGAGGATCACAAGCACTGA
- a CDS encoding MbcA/ParS/Xre antitoxin family protein — protein MLAAFLDDIRDGDVIAPKRMADRLRLPMTRLSKLAHLNRNTMAARPGSPAVQAKLGEIARIIARAAEMAGDEGRAIIWFKHQPIPGFGNRTAEQMVEDGHAAAVMWTLESMEQGVHA, from the coding sequence ATGCTTGCTGCTTTTTTGGATGACATTCGCGACGGCGACGTGATCGCGCCGAAGCGCATGGCCGACCGGTTGCGGTTGCCGATGACGCGGTTGTCGAAGTTGGCGCATCTGAACCGCAACACGATGGCTGCCCGACCGGGAAGTCCGGCGGTGCAGGCCAAACTGGGCGAAATCGCGCGGATCATCGCGCGGGCGGCCGAGATGGCGGGCGACGAAGGTCGCGCGATCATCTGGTTCAAGCATCAGCCGATCCCCGGTTTCGGCAATCGCACAGCTGAGCAGATGGTCGAGGATGGTCATGCGGCGGCAGTGATGTGGACGTTGGAAAGCATGGAACAGGGCGTCCATGCCTGA